The region AATCCATGATTGGATTTAAACCACTGCCTGTCTTTATCTATTAATGAAATCAGTGCTATGGGAGAATTACAAATACCGGATGCAATTTTAGCAATGGCATCATAATCTTCTTCTGGTAAAGAATCTAAAATGTTATAATTATCTAAAACATTTAACCTTTCTGCTTCATTTTTCGGAAGGACGGCTTTCTTCATGAATTTTAACCTTTGGACGTCAAATTTTTGAATACAGACAAAACTACATATAAAATAATAATTATAGGAATCGAGAGATAACTAAATATAAATATTAACAGTGTTGAAGAAATTAAAAACAAATAAATAATCCAGTTTTTTTGAAGAGAATAGTCTTTAAATTTTAAGGAAAAAAGGGGAATTTCTGCATTCATTAAATAGGTTAAAACCAACGTAACTATGCTTAAAAAATAATGATTACTCATTAAATTACTAACAAATTCTATATCCGAATATTCATGAATTAGCGGCAGAGAAATCACAAATAAGCTCATTGCTGGTGTTGGCAACCCTATAAAAGAGTCAGATTGTCTGGTGTCTAAATTAAATTTAGCCAATCTATAACAAGCTCCTAAAGTTAAAAATAAACCTATAAATTGAACTGGCGCGAATTTAAATCCTATCCACATCATCGCTTCTGTACGCTCTGCCAAAGTACTAAAACTACCACTTTCTGATAATAAATTAAACATGATAACACCTGGCACCACACCACTAGTAACCATATCTGCCAAAGAATCTAATTGTTTGCCTAATTCTCCAGAAACTTTTAACAAACGCGCTACGAACCCGTCTAAAAAATCAAATAAAATGCCGATCACTACAAACAAACCAGCCATTATAAAATCGCCTTCAACAGCAAACACTGTTGCGATAGTTCCGCAAAAAAGATTGCCTAATGTTAATAAATTCGGAATGTGTTTTTTTAAGTTCATTAAAGTGAATTTTGGCTAAAATAACAAAAGGAAATTTCTTAATTTTCTAAATTGATTAAATATTTATCATATTTGTAAAAATATTAACGGTATGCCTGTTTTCGAATCTAACTTCTTACCCACCATTCCTTTTAGAAATGGTCATTTTAATACCATGTACAGACCGCTTTTTATGAAAGACAAAGCTGTTTACCAAAGAAAAAGAATTAAAACTTGGGATCATGATTTTTTTGATTTAGATTTTTCTTGTGTCGGTTCAGAAACTTTGGCGCTGCTAATTCATGGTTTAGAGGGCAGTTCTGAATCTAGATACATGGCATCCCACACAAATTATTTAAATTCGAAAGGAATCGATACCGTTTGTTTTAATTTAAGGGGCTGCAGCGGTGAAGATAATTTACTACTTTCTACTTATCATAGCGGAAAAACAGAAGATGTAGATTTTGTTGTAAAATATCTTTTAAAAAATTACAGCTATAAAAACATCATCATTGTCGGTTTTAGTCTAGGCGGAAATTTAACGCTAAAATATTTGGGTGAACAAGGAGAGGCTTTATCCCCAGTCGTAAAAGGAGGAATTGCATCTTCCGTACCTATAGATATTGCGAGCGCCGAATTAGAAATGGATAAACTAAAAAATAAGTTATACATGGAAATGTTTTTTAAAACCATGAAAAACAAAATTTTAGAGAAAGCGCATAAATTCCCTGAATATCAATTAGATAAAGACAAATTATTCAAAGCTACTAAATTTAGACATTTAGAACATTTGTATAGCGTACCTGTTTTTGGTTTTGATAGCCCAGAAGATTATTGGGAAAAAGCAAGTTCCAAACCGTATTTATCAAAAATTATACGTCCAACTTTGCTCATAAATGCCAAAGATGATACTTTTTTATCTCGACAATGTTTTCCTTTTGAAGAAGCCGAAAATTCTGAATTCTTTTTTTTCGAAGAAACCAAATTTGGCGGACATGTTGGCTTTATGACCTCTTTTAAACCTCAAGAGAATAGATGGCTAGAACACAGAATTACCCGTTTTATAAAAGAAAATATAGGGATTGATATTGCCTAAACAATATCTACAAAAAACAATAGTTATTTTAGTATGATTTAAGATATTTGTTACTAATAAACTTTGCAACTGTTGAAATATAAAATTATACTCCTTTTATTCGTTTTTCCACTATTTTTAAATGCACAAGCATTCAGAAATTACTCAAATGAATTTTTAAATATTGGGGTTGATGCTGCTGCCTTGGGAATGAGTAAAGCTGTGGTTGCTACTACCAATAACGTAAATGCAATTTACTGGAATCCAGCTGGTTTAGTGGGCATTGAAGATTATCAAGGTTCTTTAATGCATGCTTCTTATTTTGCAGGAATCGCAAATTATAATCACGCTGCCTTTGCCATGCCCATTGATCGAGAAAGTGCCATTGGTATTTCTATAATTCGATTTGGAGTTGATGATATTCTAAATACAACAGAACTTATTGATAATGATGGAAACATCGATTTTAATAGAATTAGTCTTTTCTCTGCAGCCGATTATGCTTTTAATATTGCCTATGCCCGAAATTTAATTTTTAAGGATCTTAAGTTTGGCGTCAATGCAAAAGTTGTGAGAAGAATAATTGGCGATTTTGCATCTTCATGGGGTTTTGGCTTTGATGCCGGTCTACAATTTGAAAGAAATAACTGGAAGTTTGGCTTAATGGCTCGAGACATTACCACAACATTTAATAGCTGGGCAATTAACGAAGAGGAATTTAACAAAATTAGAGATGCCATTCCTGGTCAAAATCAAGAATTACCTGAAACTACGGAGCTTACCAAACCAAAATTGCAGTTAGGTGTTGCCAAAAACTTTAGAATAGGAAAACTTTTCAACTTGCAAACAGAAGTAGATTTAAACATTCGTTTTGAACAAACCAATGACGTTTTTTCATCCGAAGCTGGTAGTATAGGTCCTGCGCTTGGTTTTCAATTAGATTACGATCAATTAGTTTATCTGCGTTTAGGAGTTGGTAATTTTCAATATATCACAGAATTTAATGATGCTAAATCGCTCTCAGCACAACCAAATTTTGGTCTAGGCTTTCACTATAAAGGGATTCGAATAGATTATGCTTTAACAAATATCGGCAGTGTTGGTAATGCTCTATTTTCTAATATTTTTTCCATCACTTTCGATTATAGTTTCTTTAGACCTTAATTTATATGCAAAAAAAATACTCAATTCTCCTCTTTTTTTTACTATTCATAACATCGCTACAGGCACAAATAAAACTTTCTGTGTATTCAGAAATTAGCATGGTAACAGCAGGGCCAGGAACTGAATTATACGAAGCATTTGGTCATAGTGCCATTAGAATTAAAGATCCTGTTTTACGTTTAGATTTAATTTATAATTATGGAATGTTCGATTTTAACGCTCCTAATTTTTATTCAAATTTTACCAAAGGAAAATTACTTTACTTGCTTGCTAGATACGATTTCAAGTATTTTTTAGCCAGTTATAATAAAGACAAACGCTGGGTAAAACAACAAGTTTTAAACTTAGATCAGCAGCAAAAACAAGCGTTTTTTGCATATTTAGAAAACAATGCATTGCCAGAAAATGCTACCTATTTATATGATCCCTATTTTAATAATTGTGCCACAAAATTAAGAGACATCACCACAACTATTTTAGGCGATAAGGTAAAATTTAGTGATCATCATATTGATACAAACCAATCTTTTAGACAATTAATGGACAAAGAAATTCCTTGGAATACTTGGGGAAGTTTTGGTATTAACTTGGCTTTAGGAAGTAAATTAGATGCAAAAGCAAACTTTACACAATATATGTATTTACCTGATTATGTGTATACTATTTTCAAAAACAGCACTGTCTATGTAAAAAATCAACCAAAAAAAATCGTAAAAAGAGAAGATATCTTATTAGATTTTAAAGAATTAGAGCAAGAAATTGCAATCTTAAATCCGTTTTTAATTTTTAGTACTATTTCTTTGATTGGTATTTTTTTTACTTTTAGGGATTTCAAAAAGAAAAAGAGAACAAAATGGATTGATTTTGCATTACTTTTTACAACAGGTATTATTGGCATTTTAATCACCTTTCTGTGGTTTTTTACAAATCACTCCACAACGCCAAATAATTTTAATGTTTTATGGGCATTTGCCCCAAACATAAGCATCGCATTTTTAATGCTGAAAGAGCATCCAAAAAAATGGCTCTCCACCTACTTTAAATTTTTAGGGGTTCTTTTGATGTTCATTCCGATTCTTTGGCTTTTAAAAATTCAATTGTTCCCAATTTCAATAATTCCATTCTTACTATTCCTTTTTTTTAGATACCTCTTTTTATCAAAAAAACTGAATTAACAATTTATTATTGTAGGCTCATTATGATAAAACGCTACTTGCAGGAATCGTATTTTTTTTAATTTAAACACAATAATTAAAGCAAAAACACTCATAAAATTAATACTGTTATACATATGGTTAAAACAGTAAAAGGTTTAAAATTATGACAAATAGCTTCCAATAAAGCTGCAAGAAAAAAACATCGAATATGCCATGAATTCTAATGATGAAGAAATTTAATTTATCTTGGGCGTTACCACACAAGAAAAATGTGTGGTCAGGCTTTCCATTATATCTTTTGCTTAAAAAAGCAAAAGGATGCCATTTCAATCCTTAACGCAACCTGTTTATGATAAACAATGAGAATTTACAAATTATAGCATATCAAAAAGTGTATGCAAAAGATTTTTACGATTTAAATGTCGCTTGGTTAAAAAAATATTTCTATGTAGAACCTTATGACGAAAAGGTATTAAGCAATCCAAAAGAGTATGTACTTGATCCTGGTGGCTTTATCTTTTTTGCAAAATATAACCATAAAATAGTCGGAGTTGTGGCACTTATCAACCAAAAAACTTTTTTTGAATTGAGTAAAATGGCAGTTTCCTCAGAATATCAAGGTTTAAAAATTGGTCAAAAATTAGTTGCTTTCTGCATCGAATTTGCAAAAAATAAAGCATGGAAAAGCATTACTTTATATTCTCATAGATCTTTGGTACCTGCAATTAATTTGTATAAAAAAATAGGTTTTATTGAAATTGAATTAGAAAAAGAGGTGCATTACGAAAGAGCAAATATCAAAATGTTTTTAGAACTTTAAAAGGCAGTAGTTTTCAGAAACAATTTTCAGAGGAAAATTTGAAAAATTCACAGAGCATTATAAAAAACTCTGAATTGCTAATTCATATCCTTTTAAACCAAAACCAAATAAAACGCCTTTTGCGGAAGGAGCAATATAGCTATGTTGCCTAAACGCTTCACGAGCGTGAATATTTGAAATATGAACCTCCACAACGGGCGTTGTAATTCCTTTTACAGCATCTCCAATACCTACAGAAGTATGTGTGTAGGCTGCTGCATTTAAAATAATGCCGTCATAATCAAAACCAACTTCGTGTAATTTATCAATAATTTCACCTTCAATATTCGATTGAAAATAAGACAATTCCACATTCTTAAACTTTAGTGCAAGATCACTAAAAAAATCTTCAAAAGTTTTAGAACCATAAATTTCTGGTTCTCGTTTTCCTAATAAATTTAGGTTTGGACCGTTTATAATAAATAGTTTCATAAATTTTTATAAAGTTGTAAATATATACTTTATTTTTAGCAAATGAAATGGCAACACGCAATTAGAGATTATCAATTATATTTAAAGATTGAAAGAGGTTTATCTCAAAATACCCTAGATAGTTACACTAGAGATTTAGAAAAACTTACGCTTTTTCTCGACGAAAATGACATCAATTGTTCTGCTATTTCTATTGATGAAGTTACAATTCAGCAATTTATTTATGAGGTTGCAAAAAAAGTAAATCCTAGAAGTCAGGCAAGAATTATTTCTGGATTGCGCAGTTTTTTTGATTATTTAGTGTTTGAAGATTATAGAGAAACAAATCCTACAGATTTAATTGAAACACCAAAAATCGGAAGAAAATTACCGGATACTTTATCCGAAGATGAAATTAATGAACTCATTTCAGCCATCGATTTAAGCCATCCTCAAGGCGAAAGAAACAGAACGATTATAGAAACTATGTATAGCTGTGGTTTAAGAGTTAGTGAACTCATCACCTTAAAAATATCAGATTTATTTTTTGACGAAGGTTTTATAAAAGTAACGGGCAAAGGAAATAAGGAACGTTATGTACCCATTCATTACACCGCTCAAAAATATATTTCTATGTATATTCATGAAATTAGAACGCATCTAAAACCTATTAAAAATTTTGAGGACACCTTGTTTTTAAATAGAAGAGGCAAAGGTTTAACACGACAAATGATTTTCACTATTTTAAAAGACTTATCGGTTAAAATTAACTTAAAGAAAAAAATAAGTCCGCATACATTAAGACATTCTTTTGCAACTCATTTATTGAAAAATGGTGCCGATTTAAGAGCAATTCAACAAATGTTAGGGCACGAGAGTATTACTACTACAGAAGTTTATGTGCATTTAAATACAAGTTATTTAAAAGAAGTCTTGGAGACGTATCATCCCAGAAAAAGATTAAATTAAACTTTAAATACCTCTAATGAATAAAACCAATAAGAAACAACGGGTTGACATCATCACAAAACAAAAAAAATCTTGCTTTTTTAAAAACAAGATTTTTTTAAATATATTTTAATTCGGGTAGATTTCCTCAAGAGTACCTCTTTTATTAGGGAATATCAATAGGGGCTTCGCTTTTTATTTAGCAACATTCACGGCTCTAGTTTCTCTAATTACAGTTACTTTAACTTGACCAGGATACGTCATATCATTTTGTATTTTTTGAGAGATACTAAAAGATAATTCAGCAGCTTTGGTATCGTTTACTTTTCCACTTTCTACCATAACACGTAATTCACGTCCGGCTTGAATAGCGTAGGCTTTTTGAACCCCCGTAAAACCAAAAGCAATTTCTTCTAAATCTTTTAAACGCTGAATATAAGAATCTAATACTTGGCGTCTTGCTCCTGGTCTTGCTCCTGAAATGGCATCACAGACTTGTACAATTGGTGATAATAAACTTTTCATCTCAATTTCGTCGTGGTGCGCTCCAATCGCATTACAAACCTCTTCTTTTTCGCCGTATTTTTCGGCCCACTGCATTCCTAAAAGTGCGTGTGGTAATTCGCTTTCTGCATCGGGTACTTTACCAATATCATGCAATAAACCTGCTCTTTTGGCTAATTTTGCGTTTAAACCCATTTCGGAAGCCATAATACCACAAAGATTAGAGACTTCTCTAGAGTGCTGCAATAAATTTTGTCCATAAGAAGAACGATATTTCATCCGTCCAACCGTTTTTATTAATTCTGGATGCAATCCATGAATTCCTAAATCTATAACGGTTCTTTTACCAACTTCTATAATTTCTTGGGTAATTTGTTTTTCGGTCTTTTTTACAACCTCTTCAATTCTAGCTGGGTGAATTCTACCGTCTGTAACCAATTTATGCATGGCTAAACGTGCAATTTCTCTACGAACTGGATCAAAACAAGAAAGTATAATCGCTTCAGGTGTATCATCAACAATAATTTCTACACCAGTTGCAGCTTCTAAAGCTCTAATATTTCGTCCTTCTCGTCCAATGATTCTTCCTTTTACATCATCAGACTCTAAATTAAATACAGAAACACAATTCTCTACAGCTTGCTCTACGCCTACTCTTTGAATCGTTCCTAAAATGACTTTTCTTGCTTCTTGTTCTGCAGTTAATTTTGACTCTTCTATAGACGTTTGAACAAAGGCCATTGCTTCAGCTTTTGCTTTATCTTTTAAAGAGGCTACCAGTTCTTTTTTAGCTTCTTCGGCAGATAGACCAGAAATTTGCTCTAACATGTCTACATGACGTGTGTGCATTTTATCTAGATCTTCTTCTTTCTTTTCTAAAAAATCTAATTTAAAATTATAGTCTTTTTCTTTTTGAGCAAGAGATTGATTTAGTCGTTTGTTTTTATCAAATTCTGAAGCGACTTTAGATTCTCTATCTCTAATTCTTTTTTCAACATCAGAAATCTTTTTTTCTCTTGCTAAAATTACTTTTTCATGTTCAGATTTCAATTCTATAAACTTTTCTTTTGCTTGTAAAATTTTATCTTTTTTAACTGATTCTGCATCAATTTTTGCTTCTTTTAAAATTGTGGCCGCCTCTTTTCTTACGCCGTTTAACATTTTTTTACCTTTCGATTTTTCAATAGACTTGAAGATTGAAAAACCTATTACTATACCTACTATAACTCCCAAAACAATGGGAAGTATCATTACATCCATAATTTAAATTTATATATAAAAAAAGCCTACGTTAGATAGGTTTTTAAACTCCAAAATGACATTTATAGGATTAACTAACTGTTCAAGGATCCGCTTAAGACACCGAAAATGATACTGAAATAATTCAGTATGAAAATTCGGAACTAACGGCATGCTCTAGTAGTTATGACTCATCCTTCATAATAGAATAGTGTTGAGTTTAATAAACAATTACTAACGTAGGCAGTGTGTTGTTAATGTGTATTTTAATGAACTTATTCTAAATGAGCGCTTACTAATTTTGTAAGATCATTTAATTTTTGAATTTCTTCTTGTGTTGTATCGGTTTTATCCAAAGATAATATTTCTAATTTAGAAGCAAATTGTAATGCAGACATTGCTAAAACATCTTGTTTATCGCTTACTGCATAATTTTGCTCGTACATCGCAATTAATTTGTTAATAGCAATAGCCGCTTTGCGCATACCTTGCTCCTCCCGTGTGTTATTTACACTTAAAGGATAGCTTCTACCGGCAATTATTATATTAATCTTTAGTTTATTACTCACAATTTAAAGAACTTTATTCTTGTAACTGAACAATGCATTTATCAATTTCTCTAATCAATGAATTTATCTTCAGTTTTGTATCTTTAGTATTTGAACTGCTGCCTTCAATAGTTTTTGCAATTTTCAACAAATCAAACTCTTCTTTTTGACTGGCTAAATTTTGCGATGTTTCTAAAAGTTGATGTTGTAATTTATGGTTACTTTGAAGCAAAATTTGATTTTCTCTCTTTATAAATTCATATTTAGAAAGAAGGTTTTTCAACGTTTTCTCTAGTAAGTGAATTGCTTCTAGTGTATTACTCATTTTTCTATTAGAATAATCTATCTGCACAAAGTTAGCATTCTGTTTTAAACTTTACAACATTTTCTTACTTTTTTACTAATCAACTGAATTTAAACATATTACAAAAAGGAAGATTTTTACTATTTTTACATAAAATTATTGTCTTTTGAAACCTATCTTCCTACTGTTATTTCTATCCTTGCACTTTGTATTATTTGCCCAAGAAAAATATCCTGAAAACTATTTTAGAACGCCATTAGATATTCCGATTCTATTATCGGGTTCTTTTGGGGAATTACGCAACAATCATTTTCATTCAGGTGTAGATATAAAAACGCAAGGTAAGGAAGGTCTCAATGTTTTTGCAACTGCAGACGGCTATGTTTCTAGAATAAAAGTGCAACAATTTGGTTACGGAAAAGCCATTTATATTACACACCCAAATGGGTATACTACTGTATATGGTCATTTAAGTAAGTTTAGTGAACCTATTGAAAAATATGTAAAATCCATACAATACAAAAAAGAAAATTATGAAACTGGAAATTTGTATTTTAAAGACAAAAAATTCCCAATAAAAAAAGGCGAAATTATTGCGCTTTCTGGAGATACAGGCGGTTCTGGAGCACCACACTTGCATTATGAAATTAGAAATACGGCTTCAGAAAATATTATCAATCCCTTATTATTTGGATTGGAAGTTAAAGACATCAAATCTCCAACCTTTCAATCTTTAAAAGTGTATTCCTTAAGTGCTGATGCGAGAGTAAATCAACAAAAAAAGAGTTTTCAAATTCCGATAAAAAACACAGGAGAAGGAACCTATATAGCAGATAGAATTACAGCTAGTGGTGTGATCGGTTTTGGAGTGAGCGTTTTTGATCGATTTAATGGTGCTCCTAATAAAAACGGAATTTATAGTTTAGAAATGCTTGTAAACGGCAAACGTTTTTATTACCATGATGTAGAAACTTTTTCGTTTTCTGAAAGTAAATATCTTAATTTGCACATCGACTATGAGCATTATAAGAAATATAAAAGACGTTATCAAAAAACACATAAAGTAACGGCAAACAAACTTTCTACCTACAAAAATTTGATTAACAGTGGTAAAATTAACATTAAAAAAGGGTTCAACTACACCATAGAAATTATTGCAAAAGACTTTGCGGGCAATTTAAGTGCTATAAAAATACCTGTTGCGGGAAAAGAGAGTAATACTATTTTTACCCAACAAGAAGACACCACAAACTATAAAATAGCGGCAAAAAAATTCAATAAATTCACAAAAGACAACGTTACTATTGCTTTTCCTAAAAACACCTTTTATAAAGATGTGTTTTTAGATTTTAAGGTTGATAAAAAAATTGCCAAAATACACTCGCCAACCATTCCTTTAAACAAAAGTTTTACCCTAACTTTTAATGTTGCTGAGTATTCTGAAGCAGAAAGAGAACAATTATATATTGCAAGTTTAGAATATCCAACATACCCAATATATAAGTATACCAGAAAAAGAGACAGCACTTTTTACACCACCACAAAAACGTTAGGAAACTACACCTTGCTATCTGATGATGAAAAACCTACTATCCAGTTGTTGTCATTTAAAGATGAGCAATGGCTTACGAATGCGAAAACTATCAACGTAAAAATTAGTGATAAAGATTCTGGAATCAAAGATTACAGAGCCACGATTGATGGTGAATGGATTTTAATGGAATACAATCATAAAAAAGGAATTTTAACGTATAATTTTAATGATAAAACATTGGTTGGTAGCAAACATATCTTTAATCTTGTAGTTTCAGACAATGTTGGGAATACGAATACACTTTCTGCAGCGTTCTTTAAGAAATAAATAAACTAATTTTTGTGAAAAACATCTTTCTATTTCTATTCATGGTTCCTGGTTTTTTAGTTGCTCAAAAAACAACCATTTTAAAAGGTACTGTAAAAAACAGTCAAAAAAAGGGCATAGAAAAGGTTTCTATAAAATTTGGCAAAACAGGTACTGTTTCTGACGAAGATGGGAATTATCAATTAAGAATTCCTCTTGACCAAGAAATTACAATTATGTTTAACCACATTTCTTACCAAAAATTGACTACCAAAATTACAGCCAAAAGTCGAAATGTAATTCGCTTCTCGCCTATTTTAACCTTAAAAACAGAAAATTTAGATGAAGTTGTAATTAAAGACAAAAGAAAAGTAGCGGCCGGAATTACAAATATTGATGTTCTAAAAGCTAAAAATATTATTGGTCCTAATGCGGGTGTAGAAAATGTATTGATGACATTACCCGGCGTAAATAACAATAATGAATTAAGTACGCAGTACAATGTAAGAGGTGGTAATTTTGATGAAAACCTTGTCTATGTAAACGGAATTGAAGTATACAGACCATTTTTAGTAAGATCTGGTCAGCAGGAAGGATTGAGCTTTATCAATACAAATATGGTGCAGAATATTGATTTTTCTGCGGGTGGATTTCAAGCAAAATATGGTGATAAATTATCGTCGGTTTTAGATATCACCTATAAAAAACCTGCGGAAACGGCCATCACTATTGATGCTAGTTTGTTGGGCGCAAGTGCTACTTTTGAAGGACTTTTTTTAGATAATAAATTAAGTGCCATTGCCGGAGTTCGATACCGAGATAATAGTTTATTTGTAAATAGTAAACAAATTGAAATTAACTTTAGACCCAGGTTTACGGATGTTCAAACCTATTTATCTTATCAATTTTCTGAAAAATTCGAATTAAATTTTTTAGGGAATTTCTCTTTAAACAACTACAATTATAAACCGATCTCTAGAAGAACTCGTTTCGGAACGGTCGTAAACCCTATTGAGTTGATTGTTTTTTATGAAGGTCAAGAACAAAATAATTATTTAACACTTTTCGGCGCGTTATCTGGTGATTATAAAATAAACGACAATTTTAAAATTACCACAACAGCATCTAGATATAATACGCAAGAAGAAGAGTATTTTGATATCTCTGCTCAATATAATTTAGGGGAAGTAGATGCCAATATTGGTTCTGAAAATTTTGGTGAGGTTGAATTTTCTCAAGGAATTGGCTCTCAATTAAATCACGCTCGTAATGATTTAGATGCTTTAATTACCAATGTTCAAATTCGAGGAACCCTTAAAAAAGAAAATATACAATGGAATTTCGGTGCAAAATATCAAAAAGAAGATATTATAGACAGAATTAGAGAATGGGAAATTATTGACTCTTTAGGTTTTGCGATAAGACCTCCTTTTCATTCATCCAACAATCAGCCTTACGAACCCTTTGAAGGTGAAATTGCACCCTATCAAAATATAAGAAAAGATAATCATGTTGCTATTCATAGATTCTCTGGTTTTGTACAGTTTAATCAACGTTCTTTTTGGAACGATCATCAAATATGGTATAATTTAGGTGTTAGAGCCCATCGTTGGTCTGTAACAGGGAATGGTGTTGCCTCTAATAATCAGTTTATACTTAGTCCTAGAGGTCAGTTTGCCATAAAACCAGATTGGCAAAAAGACATGTTATTTCGGGTTTCTGGCGGATGGTATTCGCAACCCCCATCATACAGAGAATTACGAGATTTTGATGGAAATATAAATGTAGATGTAAAAGCTCAAAAATCAATTCACTTTGTAACTGGCATGGACTATAGTTTTGAAATGTGGAACCGTCCTTTTAAGTTAACTACAGAAATTTATTACAAAGATTTAACAGATGTAAATGCTTACACAATTGATAATGTTAGAATTCGTTACAGAGCAGACAACGCTGCAACTGCCTTTGCCACAGGTCTTGATGTACGCCTTAATGGAGAATTTGTTCCCGGAAGCGAAAGCTGGGTTAGTTTTGGATATTTAAAAACTGAAGAAAACATTAATAACAGAGGATCTATTGCAAGGCCTTCTGATCAAAGAATTAAGTTCGGAATTTTATTTCAAGATTACGTTCCTAATCTACCAGATTTAAAAGCCTATTTAAATTTAGTCTATAATTCGGGCGTTCCTGGCGGAGCACCTTCTTATTCTGATCCTTATAATTTTCAACAGCGATTGCGAGATTATAGACGTGCAGATTTAGGGGTTTCTTATATTTTTGCGGATGCTAATAAACGTTATACAACGGGCTGGTTGTCTAAATTTAAAGAATTGTCCGCAGGTTTAGAATTGTTTAATATGTTTGATATTCAGAATGCAATTACAAATACCTGGGTACGAGATGTATACTCTAAAACACAATTTGGGATACCCAATTTTATGACGGGTAGAGTTTTAAACTTTAAAGTGGCTATGAAGTTTTAAAATTAAGAACTCATATTTTTTGATGTAAAAAATTTATAACCAAGCCCAAATATTCATGATTTTTATGAATAATAAAGACCAACTCGTATTCTCAAAAAAAGCGTTGAAACCTGTTACAACACTTTGTGATCTTCTAGTTGCGCACCAAATTCCTTTTTATAAATACGAACTACAATCAGAAATAAACTGATTAAAAGCGGCCCAAAAATTAAGCCAATAAAACCAAATAATGGCACACCAACAATGACAC is a window of Polaribacter litorisediminis DNA encoding:
- the rny gene encoding ribonuclease Y, translating into MDVMILPIVLGVIVGIVIGFSIFKSIEKSKGKKMLNGVRKEAATILKEAKIDAESVKKDKILQAKEKFIELKSEHEKVILAREKKISDVEKRIRDRESKVASEFDKNKRLNQSLAQKEKDYNFKLDFLEKKEEDLDKMHTRHVDMLEQISGLSAEEAKKELVASLKDKAKAEAMAFVQTSIEESKLTAEQEARKVILGTIQRVGVEQAVENCVSVFNLESDDVKGRIIGREGRNIRALEAATGVEIIVDDTPEAIILSCFDPVRREIARLAMHKLVTDGRIHPARIEEVVKKTEKQITQEIIEVGKRTVIDLGIHGLHPELIKTVGRMKYRSSYGQNLLQHSREVSNLCGIMASEMGLNAKLAKRAGLLHDIGKVPDAESELPHALLGMQWAEKYGEKEEVCNAIGAHHDEIEMKSLLSPIVQVCDAISGARPGARRQVLDSYIQRLKDLEEIAFGFTGVQKAYAIQAGRELRVMVESGKVNDTKAAELSFSISQKIQNDMTYPGQVKVTVIRETRAVNVAK
- a CDS encoding cell division protein ZapA, which codes for MSNKLKINIIIAGRSYPLSVNNTREEQGMRKAAIAINKLIAMYEQNYAVSDKQDVLAMSALQFASKLEILSLDKTDTTQEEIQKLNDLTKLVSAHLE
- a CDS encoding M23 family metallopeptidase; the encoded protein is MKPIFLLLFLSLHFVLFAQEKYPENYFRTPLDIPILLSGSFGELRNNHFHSGVDIKTQGKEGLNVFATADGYVSRIKVQQFGYGKAIYITHPNGYTTVYGHLSKFSEPIEKYVKSIQYKKENYETGNLYFKDKKFPIKKGEIIALSGDTGGSGAPHLHYEIRNTASENIINPLLFGLEVKDIKSPTFQSLKVYSLSADARVNQQKKSFQIPIKNTGEGTYIADRITASGVIGFGVSVFDRFNGAPNKNGIYSLEMLVNGKRFYYHDVETFSFSESKYLNLHIDYEHYKKYKRRYQKTHKVTANKLSTYKNLINSGKINIKKGFNYTIEIIAKDFAGNLSAIKIPVAGKESNTIFTQQEDTTNYKIAAKKFNKFTKDNVTIAFPKNTFYKDVFLDFKVDKKIAKIHSPTIPLNKSFTLTFNVAEYSEAEREQLYIASLEYPTYPIYKYTRKRDSTFYTTTKTLGNYTLLSDDEKPTIQLLSFKDEQWLTNAKTINVKISDKDSGIKDYRATIDGEWILMEYNHKKGILTYNFNDKTLVGSKHIFNLVVSDNVGNTNTLSAAFFKK
- a CDS encoding TonB-dependent receptor, whose amino-acid sequence is MKNIFLFLFMVPGFLVAQKTTILKGTVKNSQKKGIEKVSIKFGKTGTVSDEDGNYQLRIPLDQEITIMFNHISYQKLTTKITAKSRNVIRFSPILTLKTENLDEVVIKDKRKVAAGITNIDVLKAKNIIGPNAGVENVLMTLPGVNNNNELSTQYNVRGGNFDENLVYVNGIEVYRPFLVRSGQQEGLSFINTNMVQNIDFSAGGFQAKYGDKLSSVLDITYKKPAETAITIDASLLGASATFEGLFLDNKLSAIAGVRYRDNSLFVNSKQIEINFRPRFTDVQTYLSYQFSEKFELNFLGNFSLNNYNYKPISRRTRFGTVVNPIELIVFYEGQEQNNYLTLFGALSGDYKINDNFKITTTASRYNTQEEEYFDISAQYNLGEVDANIGSENFGEVEFSQGIGSQLNHARNDLDALITNVQIRGTLKKENIQWNFGAKYQKEDIIDRIREWEIIDSLGFAIRPPFHSSNNQPYEPFEGEIAPYQNIRKDNHVAIHRFSGFVQFNQRSFWNDHQIWYNLGVRAHRWSVTGNGVASNNQFILSPRGQFAIKPDWQKDMLFRVSGGWYSQPPSYRELRDFDGNINVDVKAQKSIHFVTGMDYSFEMWNRPFKLTTEIYYKDLTDVNAYTIDNVRIRYRADNAATAFATGLDVRLNGEFVPGSESWVSFGYLKTEENINNRGSIARPSDQRIKFGILFQDYVPNLPDLKAYLNLVYNSGVPGGAPSYSDPYNFQQRLRDYRRADLGVSYIFADANKRYTTGWLSKFKELSAGLELFNMFDIQNAITNTWVRDVYSKTQFGIPNFMTGRVLNFKVAMKF